A single window of Providencia alcalifaciens DNA harbors:
- a CDS encoding LysR substrate-binding domain-containing protein produces the protein MKLPPLTSLRFFDVTARYESIIKAAQELHVTHSAISRQIKLLEEHLGVLLFERRNRAIFLTEEGKLLFQTTTYLFQQLSDTVEKITQRPHNQVVSLSCEPTIAMKWLIPRLTDFYQQYPEITVHLIAAGGPIDFNKAGVDLALRRNDFTWDDNVYAKKICAEWMGIIKKNDSQPYHEMNLLVPASRPNVWRTWQARSGINLQHNKQINFEHFYLCLQAALAGQGVAIASFLMVADEIKTQQLMAPEGFIEDGSAYYLLSPKEIKTDTPAAIFMEWLETIVNQSLLLTQQSA, from the coding sequence ATGAAACTGCCACCATTAACATCGTTACGTTTTTTTGATGTTACTGCGCGCTATGAAAGCATTATTAAAGCCGCGCAAGAGCTGCATGTAACGCACAGTGCCATTAGTCGCCAGATAAAACTACTGGAAGAGCATCTCGGTGTTCTACTGTTTGAACGGCGTAATCGAGCTATTTTTTTGACAGAAGAAGGTAAATTGTTATTTCAAACGACAACGTACTTATTCCAACAACTGTCTGATACGGTTGAAAAAATTACGCAGCGGCCCCATAACCAAGTAGTTAGCTTGTCATGTGAACCGACCATTGCAATGAAGTGGCTGATCCCGCGTTTAACCGATTTTTACCAGCAATACCCTGAAATTACGGTGCATTTGATCGCCGCAGGTGGTCCCATTGATTTTAATAAGGCGGGGGTCGATCTTGCTCTTCGACGTAATGATTTCACTTGGGATGACAATGTTTATGCGAAGAAAATATGTGCAGAATGGATGGGCATTATCAAGAAAAATGATAGCCAACCCTATCATGAGATGAACTTGCTTGTTCCAGCCTCGCGACCAAATGTTTGGCGTACATGGCAAGCCCGCAGTGGCATCAATTTACAACATAATAAACAAATTAATTTCGAACATTTCTACCTATGTTTGCAGGCCGCATTAGCTGGACAGGGCGTCGCTATCGCATCTTTCCTAATGGTTGCTGATGAAATTAAAACACAACAATTAATGGCCCCAGAAGGGTTTATTGAAGATGGCTCGGCATACTATTTACTTTCACCTAAAGAAATAAAAACGGATACTCCCGCGGCCATTTTTATGGAGTGGTTAGAAACAATCGTGAATCAAAGCCTGTTGTTAACTCAGCAATCGGCATAA
- the ddlA gene encoding D-alanine--D-alanine ligase gives MSKIRVGVIFGGKSTEHEVSLQSAKNIINGLDRSKFDVCLIGINKEGQWHEYDEANFLLHGDDPAHIALNTPKRSIAVVPGKQSEQFISLEDAKPLPQIDVIFPIVHGNLGEDGSLQGLLRMANLPFVGPGVLGSSACMDKDVTKRLLRDAGLHIAPFITLLKSGRDEISYTATVEKLGLPLFIKPANQGSSVGISKVNNESEFDAALDFAFLFDVKVLIESAVKGREIECAVLGNEHPLASPCGEIVLHDSFYAYHTKYIDENGASVVAPADLAQDVSEKIRAIALEAYQALNCSGMSRVDVFLTESNDVVINEINTLPGFTNISMYPKLWQQGGMTYQELISRLIELGIEKFQQTAALKTACDEI, from the coding sequence ATGAGCAAAATTCGGGTTGGTGTCATTTTTGGTGGTAAATCCACTGAGCATGAAGTTTCGTTGCAATCAGCTAAAAATATTATTAATGGATTAGATCGTAGTAAGTTTGATGTTTGCCTTATTGGTATCAATAAAGAAGGGCAATGGCATGAATATGATGAAGCGAACTTCCTGTTACATGGCGATGATCCCGCTCATATCGCGTTAAATACTCCAAAGCGTAGCATTGCAGTTGTTCCGGGCAAACAAAGTGAACAATTCATTTCTCTAGAAGATGCGAAACCTCTTCCACAAATTGATGTCATTTTCCCAATTGTCCACGGTAACTTAGGTGAAGATGGTTCTTTACAAGGTTTACTGCGTATGGCGAACCTACCGTTTGTTGGACCGGGTGTTCTAGGCTCATCTGCTTGCATGGATAAAGATGTCACCAAACGCCTTTTAAGGGATGCAGGGTTGCATATTGCGCCATTTATTACACTATTGAAAAGCGGTCGTGACGAAATCAGCTACACTGCAACGGTTGAGAAACTGGGCTTACCATTATTTATTAAACCAGCTAACCAAGGCTCATCGGTTGGAATTAGTAAAGTTAATAATGAAAGCGAGTTTGACGCGGCATTAGATTTTGCATTCTTATTTGACGTAAAAGTGCTGATTGAAAGCGCAGTCAAAGGGCGTGAAATCGAGTGCGCAGTGCTTGGAAATGAACATCCACTAGCTAGCCCATGTGGTGAAATCGTGCTGCATGATAGTTTCTATGCTTACCACACTAAGTATATTGATGAAAATGGCGCGTCTGTTGTTGCTCCGGCGGATTTAGCGCAAGATGTGAGTGAAAAGATCCGTGCAATTGCACTTGAAGCTTATCAAGCCTTAAACTGCAGCGGTATGTCTCGCGTTGATGTGTTCTTAACAGAATCGAATGATGTTGTGATTAATGAAATCAATACATTACCAGGTTTCACTAATATCAGTATGTATCCGAAACTATGGCAACAAGGCGGTATGACTTATCAAGAATTGATCAGTCGTTTAATTGAACTTGGGATTGAAAAATTCCAGCAAACAGCCGCATTAAAAACAGCCTGTGATGAAATTTAA
- a CDS encoding GNAT family N-acetyltransferase → MNIPLYYLRHYQSIEKTFWTSICEHSIHIAQHTICYLTPLNSPAFNFIYLQPDSTHHAFMQAYNLFVSQKKNHTLVIPEEMLPKVVKDIEALNYKRDSVTTAMALTLSQQKEVDLPDNQVDIVLANHDLSLWAKPLVSAFYLSEEHDTVIQEYVRYHEDALQQGAPQFHFVLLVNGEPATSMTITIEGELARFDDIGTEPKFQGKGYASQLIDYALAFCRQQRVEHCFLDASEAGFDLYKKFGFEPLFRYINYVWCNKNAVN, encoded by the coding sequence CGTTTTGGACTTCGATTTGTGAGCACAGTATCCATATTGCACAACATACAATTTGTTATTTAACGCCATTAAACTCCCCGGCGTTCAATTTTATTTATCTGCAACCCGACTCTACTCATCATGCTTTTATGCAAGCATACAACCTGTTCGTATCGCAGAAAAAGAATCACACTTTGGTGATCCCTGAAGAGATGTTGCCAAAAGTCGTCAAAGATATTGAAGCACTTAACTATAAACGTGACAGCGTCACGACAGCAATGGCGCTAACATTGTCACAACAAAAAGAAGTCGATTTGCCTGATAATCAGGTAGATATCGTGCTCGCAAACCATGATTTATCCCTTTGGGCTAAACCATTGGTTTCTGCATTCTATCTTTCTGAAGAGCACGATACGGTGATCCAAGAGTATGTTCGCTACCACGAAGATGCCCTGCAACAAGGTGCACCACAATTCCATTTCGTCTTATTGGTCAATGGAGAGCCAGCAACATCTATGACGATCACCATTGAAGGCGAATTGGCACGTTTCGACGATATCGGTACTGAGCCTAAGTTTCAGGGTAAAGGCTATGCTTCTCAGCTTATTGATTATGCTCTCGCATTCTGTCGTCAACAACGAGTCGAACATTGCTTCTTAGATGCATCAGAAGCAGGATTTGATTTATATAAAAAATTTGGATTTGAGCCGTTATTCCGTTACATCAATTATGTTTGGTGCAACAAAAACGCAGTGAATTAA